A region of Streptomyces sp. R44 DNA encodes the following proteins:
- a CDS encoding ABC transporter ATP-binding protein, giving the protein MASVTFDKATRVYPGATKPSVDQLDIEIADGEFLVLVGPSGCGKSTSLRMLAGLEDVNAGSIRIGDRDVTHLPPKDRDIAMVFQNYALYPHMTVADNMGFALKIAGVNKSEIRAKVEEAAKILDLTEYLDRKPKALSGGQRQRVAMGRAIVREPQVFLMDEPLSNLDAKLRVSTRTQIAGLQRRLGITTVYVTHDQTEALTMGDRVAVLKDGLLQQVDSPRNMYDKPANLFVAGFIGSPAMNLVEVPITDGGVKFGNSVVPVTRDAIAAASAAGDTTVTVGVRPEHFDVQSATSKDGLAVTVNVVEELGSDGFVYGSTRVGGEDKDLVVRVGGRDVPAKGSTLHVVPRADELHVFSTSTGARLSD; this is encoded by the coding sequence ATGGCTTCCGTCACGTTCGACAAGGCCACCCGGGTCTACCCGGGTGCCACCAAGCCCTCCGTCGACCAGCTCGACATCGAGATCGCGGACGGCGAGTTCCTCGTCCTCGTCGGCCCCTCGGGCTGCGGCAAGTCGACCTCCCTGCGCATGCTCGCGGGTCTTGAGGACGTCAACGCCGGCTCCATCCGCATCGGCGACCGCGACGTCACGCACCTGCCGCCGAAGGACCGGGACATCGCGATGGTGTTCCAGAACTACGCGCTGTACCCGCACATGACCGTCGCCGACAACATGGGCTTCGCGCTCAAGATCGCCGGCGTCAACAAGTCGGAGATCCGCGCCAAGGTCGAGGAGGCCGCGAAGATCCTCGACCTCACCGAGTACCTCGACCGCAAGCCGAAGGCGCTCTCCGGCGGTCAGCGCCAGCGCGTCGCCATGGGCCGCGCCATCGTCCGCGAGCCGCAGGTCTTCCTCATGGACGAGCCGCTGTCGAACCTCGACGCCAAGCTCCGCGTCTCGACCCGTACGCAGATCGCCGGCCTCCAGCGCCGTCTGGGCATCACCACGGTCTACGTCACGCACGACCAGACCGAGGCCCTCACCATGGGCGACCGCGTCGCCGTCCTCAAGGACGGCCTGCTCCAGCAGGTCGACTCGCCGCGCAACATGTACGACAAGCCCGCCAACCTCTTCGTCGCCGGCTTCATCGGCTCCCCGGCCATGAACCTGGTCGAGGTCCCGATCACCGACGGCGGCGTCAAGTTCGGCAACAGCGTCGTCCCGGTCACCCGTGACGCCATCGCCGCCGCCTCCGCCGCCGGCGACACCACCGTCACGGTCGGCGTCCGCCCCGAGCACTTCGACGTGCAGAGCGCCACCTCGAAGGACGGCCTGGCCGTCACCGTGAACGTCGTCGAGGAGCTCGGCTCGGACGGCTTCGTGTACGGCTCCACCCGCGTCGGCGGCGAGGACAAGGACCTGGTGGTCCGCGTCGGCGGCCGTGACGTCCCCGCCAAGGGCTCCACGCTGCACGTCGTGCCGCGCGCCGACGAGCTGCACGTCTTCTCGACCTCCACGGGCGCCCGCCTCAGCGACTGA
- a CDS encoding restriction endonuclease gives MSRRSGGLIGVWAEQQRVAQRQREGQHQAVLRQQRDAERAQRAYERDVARMQREQRAAYRQQRDADALRRTQELDQRVALLESLLAVGCRTPAFGVESLRREEDVEPFAPGPLGEPVAMPDQRFYQPQGAWTASGRAQAERDARARFEHDWYAAQAAEARRVEQLAAYRRAYDEWAAGRRAEIRAHNSGIDGTVAALRDGEPDTVVEYFSAVLFASTAWPEGFPREVSAAYDRAGRGLVLDWDLPGYEVVPEAKGVKYLPSTDQDKEVPRPVTQRRALYRDVLAQSVLLAVRELFAADRFGALDRVALNGYVGGVDPATGLASRVCVASVVVERPVFDRLNLELVGAVECLTGALGGRLSAKPEERVAVAPLLAPDQVGSDVVVQGDGEEPDLLTMDPIAFEGLVAELFRARGLQAVTTQRSGDGGVDVKALDPDPISGGSIAVQVKRYRNTVPPSAVRDLYGTVQDVGANKGVLVTTSKFGPGSYTFANGKPLTLISGTELVDLLHQHGLRGRLGGPAQAVVSAPAPAPASAPAEAADDFNLLGMVWSGSAALDVCALVCAGNRVLGDEWFVFFNNPATPDGSVAMVAAAPGDRAAVRVGFDALPARADRLVLVAAVDPEVNPEADLGGFTEAGIRLRDDAGAELDRLEVSDGRPGETALVLGSFRRRAGGDWDFVLGGKGYRGGLEELVGDFGIEVE, from the coding sequence ATGAGTCGGCGTTCCGGTGGGCTGATCGGGGTGTGGGCCGAGCAGCAGCGGGTGGCGCAGCGGCAGCGGGAAGGGCAGCACCAGGCGGTGCTGCGGCAGCAGCGGGACGCCGAGCGGGCGCAGCGGGCGTACGAGCGGGACGTCGCGCGGATGCAGCGGGAGCAGCGGGCCGCCTATCGGCAGCAGCGGGACGCCGACGCGCTGCGGCGGACCCAGGAGCTCGATCAGCGGGTCGCTCTCCTGGAGTCGCTGCTCGCGGTGGGCTGTCGGACTCCCGCGTTCGGCGTGGAGTCGCTGCGGCGGGAAGAGGACGTCGAGCCGTTCGCCCCGGGGCCGTTGGGGGAGCCCGTCGCCATGCCGGACCAGCGGTTCTACCAGCCGCAGGGGGCCTGGACGGCGTCCGGGCGTGCCCAGGCCGAGCGGGACGCGCGGGCCCGGTTCGAGCACGACTGGTACGCGGCACAGGCGGCAGAGGCGCGGCGGGTCGAGCAACTGGCGGCGTACCGGCGCGCGTACGACGAGTGGGCGGCCGGCCGCCGGGCCGAGATACGCGCCCACAACAGCGGGATCGACGGGACGGTCGCGGCCCTGCGGGACGGGGAGCCCGACACCGTCGTCGAGTACTTCTCCGCCGTGCTCTTCGCGTCGACCGCCTGGCCCGAGGGGTTCCCCCGTGAGGTGTCGGCCGCCTACGACCGGGCGGGACGCGGGCTCGTGCTCGACTGGGACCTGCCCGGGTACGAGGTCGTTCCCGAGGCCAAGGGCGTCAAGTACCTGCCGAGCACCGACCAGGACAAGGAGGTCCCGCGGCCGGTGACGCAGCGGCGGGCGCTGTACCGGGACGTGCTGGCGCAGAGCGTGCTCCTCGCGGTGCGGGAACTGTTCGCCGCCGACCGGTTCGGGGCGCTGGACAGGGTGGCGCTGAACGGGTACGTGGGCGGGGTGGACCCCGCCACCGGGCTCGCCTCGCGGGTGTGCGTGGCCTCGGTCGTGGTGGAGCGCCCGGTGTTCGACCGGCTGAACCTGGAGCTCGTCGGCGCCGTGGAGTGTCTGACCGGGGCCCTGGGCGGGCGGCTTTCGGCCAAGCCGGAGGAGCGGGTGGCGGTGGCCCCGCTGCTGGCGCCCGACCAGGTGGGTTCCGACGTGGTGGTGCAGGGGGACGGCGAGGAGCCCGATCTGCTGACCATGGATCCGATCGCGTTCGAGGGGCTCGTGGCCGAGCTGTTCCGGGCGCGGGGGCTCCAGGCGGTGACCACGCAACGGTCCGGGGACGGTGGGGTCGACGTGAAGGCGCTCGATCCCGATCCGATCAGCGGCGGGTCGATCGCGGTGCAGGTGAAGCGGTACCGGAACACGGTGCCGCCGTCCGCCGTACGGGATCTGTACGGGACGGTGCAGGACGTCGGCGCCAACAAGGGGGTCCTGGTGACCACCTCGAAGTTCGGGCCCGGCTCGTACACCTTCGCCAACGGGAAGCCGCTGACGTTGATCTCGGGGACCGAGCTGGTGGATCTGCTGCACCAGCACGGGTTGCGGGGCCGCCTGGGCGGGCCCGCCCAGGCGGTGGTGTCCGCGCCCGCGCCCGCGCCGGCCTCCGCGCCCGCCGAGGCCGCCGACGACTTCAACCTGCTGGGGATGGTGTGGTCGGGCTCCGCCGCCCTCGACGTCTGTGCGCTGGTCTGTGCCGGCAACCGGGTCCTGGGCGACGAGTGGTTCGTCTTCTTCAACAACCCCGCGACGCCGGACGGTTCGGTCGCCATGGTGGCGGCCGCGCCCGGTGACCGCGCGGCCGTGCGGGTCGGTTTCGACGCGCTGCCCGCGCGGGCGGACCGGCTGGTTCTGGTGGCGGCGGTGGACCCGGAGGTGAACCCCGAGGCGGATCTGGGCGGGTTCACGGAGGCGGGGATCCGGCTGCGGGACGACGCGGGGGCCGAGCTCGACCGTCTGGAGGTGTCCGACGGGCGGCCGGGGGAGACCGCGCTCGTCCTCGGGTCGTTCCGGCGGCGGGCCGGAGGCGACTGGGACTTCGTCCTCGGCGGGAAGGGGTACCGGGGCGGGTTGGAGGAGCTCGTGGGGGACTTCGGTATCGAGGTGGAGTAG
- a CDS encoding RNA-guided endonuclease InsQ/TnpB family protein: MAQSSEEAPRRVIGAEAKRVKRDALGIADRRKHQGRVAVPMQRRAKEAGTQQRVYRYRFYPTPDQAEQLSKTFGACRWVYNEGLALRVGAWERHRVSVGFAETCRALTGWKREEGKEWLREVSSTVLQQALRHLDGAFSRFFQRSAKYPQRKKKGRSRDSAVYVRTGFRWVEDPERPGTGSVTLAKQSVPLDIRWSRPLPAGQVPVRLSVMRDRAWRFFLSVLVEERIDPLPPVFIPGTSAPKAVGLDLGLAALVTLDDGSSLAHPRLLKKYGEELARRQRELHRKKKGSSNRGKARERVACLYARIGDVRRDLLDQFTTRLVRENQVLVVEDLPIANLMRPARGKGRRRKAKLNQTIRDAAWGELLRQLRYKCAWYGRTLVVVDRFFPSTRRCSACHTKGPRLDVSVREWGCAECGVVHGRDRNAAVNLRDEGMRLYWWVAAALPPGKPVPSLIRASELPDAAMAS; the protein is encoded by the coding sequence ATGGCGCAGTCATCGGAGGAAGCGCCGCGGCGGGTGATCGGCGCCGAGGCCAAGCGGGTGAAGCGGGATGCCCTGGGCATCGCCGACCGACGCAAGCACCAGGGGCGGGTAGCCGTCCCTATGCAGCGACGCGCCAAGGAGGCTGGCACGCAGCAGCGGGTGTACCGCTACCGCTTCTACCCGACCCCCGACCAGGCCGAGCAGCTGTCGAAGACGTTCGGCGCCTGCCGCTGGGTCTACAACGAGGGCCTGGCGCTTCGTGTCGGGGCCTGGGAGCGGCATCGGGTGTCGGTCGGGTTCGCGGAGACGTGTCGTGCGTTGACGGGGTGGAAGCGGGAGGAGGGGAAGGAGTGGTTGCGGGAGGTGTCGTCGACGGTGTTGCAGCAGGCGCTGCGACATCTGGACGGGGCTTTCTCGCGGTTCTTCCAGCGGTCGGCGAAGTATCCGCAGCGGAAGAAGAAGGGGCGGTCCCGGGACAGTGCGGTGTACGTGCGGACCGGCTTCCGGTGGGTGGAGGATCCGGAGCGGCCGGGTACGGGGTCGGTGACGCTGGCGAAGCAGTCGGTTCCGCTCGATATCCGCTGGTCGCGTCCGCTGCCGGCGGGGCAGGTGCCGGTGCGGTTGAGCGTGATGCGTGACCGGGCGTGGCGTTTCTTCCTGTCGGTGCTGGTGGAGGAGCGGATCGATCCGTTGCCGCCGGTGTTCATCCCGGGCACGTCGGCGCCGAAGGCGGTGGGTCTTGATCTGGGTCTGGCGGCGCTGGTGACGTTGGACGACGGTTCGTCGCTCGCGCATCCGAGGCTGCTGAAGAAGTACGGGGAGGAGTTGGCCCGTCGGCAGCGGGAGCTGCACCGGAAGAAGAAGGGCTCGTCGAATCGGGGCAAGGCGCGGGAGCGTGTCGCGTGTCTGTATGCCCGGATCGGTGATGTGCGCAGGGATCTGTTGGATCAGTTCACCACCCGCCTCGTGCGCGAGAACCAAGTGCTCGTGGTGGAGGACCTGCCGATCGCCAATCTGATGCGTCCCGCTCGGGGGAAGGGGCGGCGCCGGAAGGCGAAGCTGAATCAGACGATCAGGGATGCGGCGTGGGGTGAGCTGTTGCGGCAGTTGCGGTACAAGTGCGCGTGGTACGGCCGGACGCTGGTGGTCGTGGACCGATTCTTTCCGTCGACGCGGCGGTGCTCGGCCTGTCACACCAAGGGCCCGCGGCTGGACGTGTCGGTGCGTGAGTGGGGCTGCGCGGAGTGCGGGGTCGTGCACGGGCGGGACCGGAACGCGGCGGTGAATCTCCGGGATGAGGGGATGCGGCTGTATTGGTGGGTGGCGGCGGCGCTGCCGCCGGGGAAGCCGGTTCCGTCGCTGATCCGGGCGTCGGAGCTGCCGGACGCCGCCATGGCCTCGTGA